One window of the Streptococcus parasanguinis ATCC 15912 genome contains the following:
- a CDS encoding alpha/beta fold hydrolase has translation MKLIFLHGLGQDVLSWQGVQFALSPLHSKTFDIFSHPKESYQEVKERLMERLQQESEPFILVGLSLGGVLALDLSRQDFPQLKGLVLAGTQYKLNTNPLYRLQILLFRLLPKHVFEKQDANKQQMIQILTELKGLNLTDTAKACPLPSLVVCGSRDWANQSSSKKLAKLLPKGRYQEIADGGHLLNTEKPYELAQAIKEFVAGF, from the coding sequence ATGAAACTTATTTTTTTACATGGACTAGGGCAAGATGTCCTCTCTTGGCAAGGAGTCCAATTTGCACTTTCACCCTTGCACTCCAAAACTTTTGATATTTTCTCCCATCCAAAAGAAAGCTATCAGGAAGTCAAAGAAAGGTTGATGGAGCGCCTCCAGCAAGAAAGCGAACCCTTTATTCTGGTAGGACTCTCACTAGGTGGCGTGCTCGCTCTTGATCTCTCCAGACAAGACTTCCCGCAACTCAAGGGCTTGGTCCTTGCAGGAACTCAATACAAACTCAACACCAACCCCCTCTATCGGCTCCAGATCCTTCTCTTTCGTCTACTTCCCAAGCATGTCTTTGAAAAACAAGATGCCAATAAACAACAGATGATTCAAATCTTGACCGAATTAAAAGGGCTCAATTTAACCGATACCGCAAAAGCTTGCCCTCTCCCTAGCTTGGTTGTTTGTGGTAGCAGAGATTGGGCCAATCAATCTTCTTCTAAAAAATTGGCCAAGCTCCTGCCAAAAGGCCGCTATCAAGAAATCGCAGACGGAGGTCATCTACTCAATACCGAGAAACCCTATGAACTCGCGCAAGCCATCAAAGAGTTTGTTGCTGGGTTCTAA
- the pabB gene encoding aminodeoxychorismate synthase component I: MHKQTIIDFKELGLRHLFTKPIKELKTRNLDQVEALLREVEAYQEQGFYAVGYVSYEAAPAFEKKFAVHPAPLMGEYLLYFTIHEEVETLPFPEDYGAVDLPANWKEEVEAPAYQEAIETIHHHIRQGDTYQVNYTVQLSQELKSDPLAIYNRLVVEQKARYNAFIQHDDVSILSISPELFFEQNDRLLTTRPMKGTTRRGLTNQEDLQEAAWLEADPKNRAENMMIVDLLRNDMNRISEIGSEQVTRLCQVEQYSTVWQMTSTIESRLRAEIDLVQTFRALFPCGSITGAPKISTMEIIQKTEKAPRGVYCGTIGILLPKGKRIFNVAIRTLQMQGDQAIYGVGGGITWDSKWESEYQETKQKSAVLYRQEPHFELLTTGRIHQGELSFLDQHVTRLREASRYFAYPYDEQKLLKELQEELAHLESNLDYRCRIALQKNGTFHLVITELTDLPAGYLQAQLTEQKLDLATPFTYFKTSQRDHLNQSDHEQIFHLPDGSLLETTIGNLVLEIEGQLYTPPAHLPLLDGIYRRHLLETQQVEEKLLTLNDLTDADRIYACNALRGLYELDFQRKDS; the protein is encoded by the coding sequence ATGCATAAACAAACCATTATTGATTTTAAAGAGCTTGGATTGCGCCACCTTTTCACCAAGCCCATAAAGGAATTAAAAACTAGAAACCTCGACCAGGTAGAGGCTCTTCTTAGAGAAGTCGAAGCCTACCAGGAGCAAGGTTTTTATGCTGTTGGCTATGTCAGCTATGAGGCTGCTCCTGCTTTTGAGAAGAAATTTGCTGTCCATCCAGCACCTCTTATGGGAGAGTATCTCCTCTATTTTACGATCCACGAGGAGGTCGAAACCCTTCCTTTTCCAGAGGACTATGGGGCAGTGGATCTTCCAGCCAATTGGAAGGAAGAGGTAGAGGCACCTGCTTATCAAGAAGCTATCGAGACCATCCATCACCATATCCGCCAGGGAGATACCTACCAGGTCAACTACACTGTCCAGCTTTCTCAAGAGCTTAAGTCTGACCCTTTGGCCATCTACAACCGCTTAGTGGTTGAGCAGAAAGCCCGTTACAATGCCTTCATCCAGCACGATGATGTCTCCATCCTCTCCATCAGTCCTGAGCTCTTTTTTGAGCAAAACGACCGGCTACTGACCACGCGCCCTATGAAGGGAACGACGCGCCGTGGTCTCACAAACCAAGAGGATCTTCAAGAGGCTGCTTGGCTAGAAGCCGATCCAAAAAATCGAGCAGAAAACATGATGATCGTGGATCTCCTCCGCAATGACATGAACCGGATTTCGGAAATTGGAAGTGAGCAGGTGACCCGTCTTTGCCAAGTCGAGCAATACTCCACCGTTTGGCAGATGACCTCGACCATTGAAAGTCGCTTGCGAGCTGAGATCGACCTGGTCCAAACCTTCCGAGCTCTCTTTCCTTGTGGCTCGATTACAGGAGCACCGAAGATCTCCACTATGGAAATCATCCAAAAGACGGAGAAGGCTCCTCGAGGTGTCTACTGTGGAACGATCGGCATCCTTCTTCCAAAAGGGAAACGGATTTTTAATGTAGCCATCCGGACTCTTCAAATGCAGGGAGATCAAGCCATCTATGGCGTGGGAGGAGGCATCACTTGGGACAGCAAATGGGAAAGTGAATACCAGGAAACCAAGCAAAAATCGGCTGTCCTTTACCGGCAAGAGCCTCACTTTGAGCTCCTGACGACCGGCCGCATCCACCAAGGAGAGTTGTCTTTCTTAGACCAACATGTAACACGCTTGAGAGAAGCTAGTCGCTACTTTGCCTATCCTTATGATGAGCAAAAACTCCTGAAAGAACTTCAAGAAGAGCTCGCTCATTTGGAGTCCAACCTTGACTATCGTTGTCGGATTGCCTTGCAAAAAAACGGGACCTTCCACCTAGTGATCACGGAGCTGACAGACTTGCCAGCTGGCTATCTACAGGCCCAACTGACAGAGCAGAAGCTTGATTTAGCAACGCCATTTACTTATTTCAAAACGAGTCAGAGAGACCATCTCAACCAGTCAGATCACGAGCAAATTTTCCATCTGCCAGACGGAAGCTTGCTAGAGACGACGATTGGCAATCTGGTGCTGGAGATAGAGGGACAACTCTACACCCCACCAGCTCACCTCCCCTTACTCGATGGCATTTATCGGCGCCATCTTCTTGAGACCCAGCAAGTTGAAGAAAAACTCTTAACTCTGAACGATTTAACAGACGCTGATCGTATTTATGCCTGCAATGCTCTTCGTGGTCTCTACGAACTCGATTTTCAAAGAAAGGATTCCTGA